Genomic segment of Bacteroides intestinalis DSM 17393:
GTGAAACCATGTGTAGCCAGTTTACGGATGATCCGAAGAACTCTCCTTATTCCGAATCTATGAACATACCGTTCCTGGTACGTTATCCCGGTCATGTACAGCCGCGTGTAGATAATCTTCTGATGTCTGCACCGGATATCATGCCGACTATCCTGGGATTGTGCGGTTTGGGGGATTCTATTCCGGCCAATGTGCAAGGACGTAACTGGGCACCACTTTTCTTCGATGAAAAGGCCGAAATTGAACGCCCCGGTGGTGCTTTATATATCCAGAATTTGGATGGAGATAAAGATGCGGACGGTAAAGTACAAACTTACTTCCCTTCTTCAAGAGGATATAAGACAGCACGTTATACTTTGGCTTTCTATATCGATAAGAAAGATCGTAAGTTGCAGAAGAGCCTGCTGTTTGATGATGAAAAAGATCCTTACCAGATGAATAATCTTCCATTGGAAGAAAATAAAGAGATCGTTGCAGAGCTTTGCCGTGAAATGGGCAAGGAATTGAAAGCAATAGACGATCCCTGGTATAAGGAACGTATTCTTTCCGACATGATACCTTACTAAAACTCTCTTTTTTAAATGGAACTGCCTCCCTTGATTTTACAGAATCAGAGGGAGGCAGCTTTTTTATAGGACAGTGGAATTTACTTATTCAGTTTCCACTCAGAACCTTCTTTACCGTCTTTAATTTCAAAGCCGAGGGCTGTAAGTTCATTACGAATCTTGTCAGAGGTAGCCCAGTCCTTATTGGCTTTCGCCATCATGCGCTGTTCCAGCAACATGTCTACTACTTTTCCGAAAGCAACTTCACGTTCTTCATTGGAATCGTTTTCTTCCTTCAATCCCAGAATGTCGAAACAGAAGAGATGGAATGTTTCTTTCAGGTCTTTCAAATCTTCGGCAGTAATGGTATCATTACCTGCAATGATATTGTTAATCATTCTGGCTCCATCGAAAAGGTGAGCAATGACTATCGGAGTATTCAGGTCATCATTCATGGCTTCATAACACTTTTCACGCACTGCTTTCACATCTACGCTGGATGTAGCAGACGGGGTGATTTTTTCCAGCCCGTTTACGGCATCCATCATTCGGCCCAATCCCTTTTCTGCAGCTTGCAGAGCTTCGTTGCTGAAGTCTACCGTACTGCGGTAGTGAGCTTGCAGAATGAAGAAGCGGATGGTCATCGGACTATAAGCCTGTGTCAGCAATTTGTGTGTGCCGTTGAAGAACTCATCCAGATTGATGAAGTTGCCATATGACTTACCCATCTTCTGTCCGTTGATAGTAATCATATTGTTGTGCATCCAGTAGTGTACCATATCATTACCCTGTGATGCTACTGATTGTGCAATCTCACATTCATGATGGGGGAAAATCAGGTCCATACCACCGCCGTGAATGTCGAAATGCTCACCGAGGTATTTCTTACCCATGGCTGTACATTCAGCATGCCATCCCGGGAAACCGTTGCTCCACGGAGAAGGCCAACGCATGATGTGTTCCGGTTGGGCGCATTTCCATAAGGCAAAGTCGGCGGGGTTATGCTTTTCTGCTTGTCCGTCCAGTTCGCGGGTGGTGTTCAGTACATCATCCAGGTTGCGACCGGAAAGCTTTCCGTAATGATAATCCTTGTTATATTTCTCAACGTCGAAGTAAACGGAACCTTCGCTGACATATGCATATCCATTCTTCAGGATTTCTTTCACCAATTCTATTTGCTCGATGATATGTCCTGACGCATGTGGCTCAATGCTGGGAGAAAGTACGTTTAATGCTTCCATAGCCTTGTGGTAGCGGTTGATGTAGTATTGCGCTACTTCCATCGGCTCCAGTTGCTCCAGTCGTGCTTTCTTGGCTATTTTGTCTTCTCCGTCGTCAGCATCATGTTCCAGATGGCCTACATCGGTGATGTTGCGTACATAGCGTACCTTATATCCCAGATGGGTAAGGTAGCGGAAAAGCAAATCGAAAGTAATGGCAGGACGTGCATGTCCCAAATGCGCGTCACCGTAAACGGTAGGACCGCAGACATACATACCTACATGTGGAGCGTGCAATGGCACGAATAGCTCCTTTTTCCTATCTAAGGTGTTGTAAATTGTCAGTTGATGTTCCATAACGTTTGATTTTTAGTTTTTTTAAAAGCACAAAGTTACAACAATTTCATAAGATAATAAGTTCTTTCATTCTTTTTTCTTACTGACAGCTAAGAGGGAAACGGCTATCGGATGAATTTATTCTTTCTCTACGTCTCGTGTCATTTGCCAAAGGTTGGAATAGACACGTTGTCCGTTCATGTCATTTTTTAGTAGTGAGAGGGATTTCTTCCAAGTGATATGATCACAGATGTAGTAGTTCATTAGCGTTGTTGTCTTTTTAAAGATAACAAATGTAGTGATTTTCTTTTTCCTTTGTTATTTTTGCACCCATGAAATCAAAGAAACGTGTATTATTGGGTATGAGTGGAGGTACGGACAGTTCCGTTGCCGCCATGTTATTGCAGGAAGCCGGTTATGAAGTTACTGGTGTGACGTTTCGTTTCTATGATTCGGAAGGCTTTGAGGAGTCTCTGGATGATGCTCGTACTCTTGCTTCCCGCCTGAATATCCCGCATATCATTTATGATGCCCGCGAATTATTCCGTGAACGTATAATCCGTTACTTTATAGGTGAATATCTTTCTGCCCGTACTCCTGTTCCTTGTACGCTTTGTAATAATGAACTGAAATGGCCGTTACTGGCAAAGATAGCCGATGAAATGGGTATTTATTGGATTTCAACCGGACACTATGTTCGCAAGGTCTTTCAAGATAACCATTATTTTATAGCTCCTGCTGCCGATCGGGACAAGGATCAGACTTTCTTTCTTTGGGGGCTTAAACAAGATATTCTGGAACGTATGATCCTTCCGATGGGGGATTGGACTAAAGATGAAGTCCGTACCTATGCTGCCGGACGAGGCTTTGAACGAGCGGCAACAAAGAAGGATAGTCTCGGCGTTTGCTTTTGCCCAATGGATTACCGCTCTTTTCTACAACGTGAAGTTCCGCAGGAACTTTTGCCTGGAAAAGGCAGATTTATCGATGAAAGCGGTACTTTTTTAGGCTGGCATAAAGGATATCCTTTCTACACAATCGGTCAACGTCGAGGGCTGGGTATTCATATGAACCGGGCTGCCTTCGTGAAAGAGATATGTAAAGCATCGAATGAGGTAATACTTGCTCCCCTTGCTTCCCTTTATAAAACAGAAATGTTGCTGAAGGATTGGAACATTGTGGATGCTTCACGCTTACTAAACTCCCCAAATGTTATCGTCAAGATTCGCTATCGTAAACAAGCCAATTATTGTACAGTCGGCATTACAGCGGAGAATCTTCTCCATGTACAACTTCACGAACTGTTGGAGTCTATAGCTTCCGGTCAGGCTGCCGCTTTTTATGATGAGGATGGCCTACTGTTGGGAGGAGGCATTATTATATAATCATTCTTTTATTTGTTCTTGAACAAAAAAATAGTTTACTCTGTTTGAAATAGAAAGACGTCTATTTTTTACGAAACAATTAAAACGAATAACAGTATGAAACGTATATATTTGATGATGCTATTTGCCACCTTGGCAATGATCGTCTCTGCCCAAACGGACGATAAAGGATACAAAGAAGGAGCATGGGTACTGAAAGGTGTGACGGGTGTGAACATGTCCCAAACTGCTATGACAAACTGGTCAGCTGGTGGTGAAAACTCTGTGGCCGGGAATGCTTACCTGAATGGTTCGCTGACGCATAAGAACGGAGACTGGCTGTGGGTAACGAACTTGGTGCTGGATTATGGTTTGTCGAAGACCAAATCTCAGGGGATGAGAAAGAGTACCGATAAGATTGGATTATCTACCCAGTTGGGATATGCAGCTACCAAAGTTTGGTACTATACGCTTATGGCTGACCTGAATACTCAGTTTGCCAAAGGTTATAATTATCCGGATAAGAGCCATTATATATCCAATTTCTTTGCTCCTGCTTATTCCAATGTTGCTTTAGGTATGGAGTATAGACCGAAGAGTAACTATTCTATTTTTCTTTCACCGGCCTCTACTAAGATGACCTTTGTGTGCGATGATTATCTCTCTGATTTAGGTTCCTTTGGAGTTGATCCGGGTGATCACTTTAAGATTGAAGCGGGTGCTTTCCTGAAAGCCCGTGCAGAATTACCAGTCATGGAGAATGTGAACCTGATTACTACGGCTGACTTCTTTACTCCTTATAATAAAGACTTTGGCAATGTAGATGTAAACTGGGATGTACTTATCAGCATGAAGATTAATAAAGTGCTTTCGGCAACTCTGAATATGACTTTGAAGTATGACAATGATGTGAAAACCTTTACTGATGAGGGCGTTGAAAGAGGTCCAAAGGTACAATTCAAAGAGATACTGGGTGTTGGATTGGCTTATAATTTCTGATTGCCTGGGACGATTGTCTGTTTTTCCTGCTGAAATAATAAATAGGAAAGGCCATACTGATTAAAGTTAGTATGGCCTTTCCTACTATAGTATTACTTTATAATTTTATTTGTTCAGTTCTAACATCTCTTCAATATATACTCTTGTATTGCTGAGGCGCGGTACTTTATGTTGTCCGCCCAACTTTCCTTTTTGTGCCAACCAATCATGGAACAAGTCTTTACGGGCAATAATAACTTCCAGGGGTTGCAGGGCAATGTTCTTTTGGCGTTTAGCTTCGTAATCGGAGTTGACTTCTTTCAATGTATCATCCAGTATCTTGGCAAAGTTCTCCACGCTATCCGGCATCTGAGCAAACTCGATCAACCATTGATGGCGGCATTTGGCTTTAGCATCCATAAATACAGGAGCAGCCGAATAATCGGAAATCAATGCTCCGGTCGCTTCACAAGCTTTAGCTAACCCTCTTTCTGCGTTATCCACAATCAATTCTTCGCCGAAGGCATTGATGAAATGCTTGGTACGTCCGGTAATGACGAACTTATATGGGTCTTTCTGTGT
This window contains:
- the cysS gene encoding cysteine--tRNA ligase, encoding MEHQLTIYNTLDRKKELFVPLHAPHVGMYVCGPTVYGDAHLGHARPAITFDLLFRYLTHLGYKVRYVRNITDVGHLEHDADDGEDKIAKKARLEQLEPMEVAQYYINRYHKAMEALNVLSPSIEPHASGHIIEQIELVKEILKNGYAYVSEGSVYFDVEKYNKDYHYGKLSGRNLDDVLNTTRELDGQAEKHNPADFALWKCAQPEHIMRWPSPWSNGFPGWHAECTAMGKKYLGEHFDIHGGGMDLIFPHHECEIAQSVASQGNDMVHYWMHNNMITINGQKMGKSYGNFINLDEFFNGTHKLLTQAYSPMTIRFFILQAHYRSTVDFSNEALQAAEKGLGRMMDAVNGLEKITPSATSSVDVKAVREKCYEAMNDDLNTPIVIAHLFDGARMINNIIAGNDTITAEDLKDLKETFHLFCFDILGLKEENDSNEEREVAFGKVVDMLLEQRMMAKANKDWATSDKIRNELTALGFEIKDGKEGSEWKLNK
- the mnmA gene encoding tRNA 2-thiouridine(34) synthase MnmA, which codes for MKSKKRVLLGMSGGTDSSVAAMLLQEAGYEVTGVTFRFYDSEGFEESLDDARTLASRLNIPHIIYDARELFRERIIRYFIGEYLSARTPVPCTLCNNELKWPLLAKIADEMGIYWISTGHYVRKVFQDNHYFIAPAADRDKDQTFFLWGLKQDILERMILPMGDWTKDEVRTYAAGRGFERAATKKDSLGVCFCPMDYRSFLQREVPQELLPGKGRFIDESGTFLGWHKGYPFYTIGQRRGLGIHMNRAAFVKEICKASNEVILAPLASLYKTEMLLKDWNIVDASRLLNSPNVIVKIRYRKQANYCTVGITAENLLHVQLHELLESIASGQAAAFYDEDGLLLGGGIII
- a CDS encoding DUF3078 domain-containing protein — protein: MKRIYLMMLFATLAMIVSAQTDDKGYKEGAWVLKGVTGVNMSQTAMTNWSAGGENSVAGNAYLNGSLTHKNGDWLWVTNLVLDYGLSKTKSQGMRKSTDKIGLSTQLGYAATKVWYYTLMADLNTQFAKGYNYPDKSHYISNFFAPAYSNVALGMEYRPKSNYSIFLSPASTKMTFVCDDYLSDLGSFGVDPGDHFKIEAGAFLKARAELPVMENVNLITTADFFTPYNKDFGNVDVNWDVLISMKINKVLSATLNMTLKYDNDVKTFTDEGVERGPKVQFKEILGVGLAYNF